A stretch of Maniola hyperantus chromosome 15, iAphHyp1.2, whole genome shotgun sequence DNA encodes these proteins:
- the CHMP2B gene encoding charged multivesicular body protein 2b, which translates to MNFFRKEPTVKEQQRENDRELRKAGRDLERDKLALEREEKKLEMEIKKMAKEGNNEGCKILAKQLVQMRNQKKRFYTANSKISSVQIHNKAMGANIAIAGAMGTTAKTMGTMNKIMNPQQIAKDMEAFKQANLKMDMTDDMISDTLDDIMTESGDEEESDDIVNKVLDEIGIEVSGKMADAPSVSRNKVGQSTSDIDKELMAQLTKLKS; encoded by the exons ATGAATTTCTTCAGGAAAGAGCCTACTGTGAAAG agcAACAGAGAGAAAATGATCGGGAGTTGCGCAAGGCAGGAAGAGATTTGGAGAGGGACAAGTTAGCTTTAGAGAGAGAAGAGAAGAAATTG GAGATGGAGATAAAAAAGATGGCAAAGGAAGGGAATAACGAAGGTTGTAAAATACTAGCAAAGCAACTGGTGCAAATGAGAAatcaaaaaaaaagattttacacAGCAAACAGTAAG ATATCAAGTGTACAGATTCACAACAAAGCAATGGGAGCAAATATAGCCATAGCAGGTGCAATGGGCACCACAGCTAAGACCATGGGCACTATGAACAAGATCATGAACCCGCAGCAAATTGCCAAGGACATGGAAGCCTTCAAGCAGGCCAACCTGAAGATGGATATGACTGATGACATGA TTTCAGATACACTAGATGACATAATGACTGAATCGGGCGATGAAGAGGAGTCTGACGACATTGTCAACAAGGTGTTGGATGAAATCGGCATTGAAGTTAGTGGAAAG ATGGCAGATGCCCCTTCCGTGTCACGCAACAAAGTCGGCCAATCGACGTCGGATATTGATAAGGAACTAATGGCACAATTGACTAAACTCAAGTCGTAG